TCCGGATCGTCGAGCAGTCGCACCTGCCCGCCAAACGCACGCTGGACCAGCTCGGCGTGGCACGGCGCACCTTCTACCGCTGGTATGATCGTTACCTTGAAGGTGGCCCCGAGGCGCTGGCAGACCGACCATCCAGGCCGAGCCGGGTGTGGAACCGCATCGGCGAGGATGTCCAGCAGCAGATCGTCGAGATGGCGCTGGAACAGACCGAGCTGTCCCCGCGAGAACTGGCGGTGCGCTTCACCGACGAGCGGCGCTACTTCGTGTCCGAAGCTACGGTTTACCGGCTGCTCAAGGCTCATGATCTGATCACCAGCCCGGCCTACACCGTGATCAAGGCGGCAGATGCGTTCCACACACAAACCTCCCGCCCCAACGAGATGTGGCAGACCGACTTTACCTACTTCAAGATCATAGGATGGGGCTGGGTCTATCTCTCGACCGTGCTCGACGATTACTCGCGCTACATCATTGCATGGAAGCTCTGCACCACCATGCGAGCCGAGGACGTCATCGACACGCTGGACATGGCACTGACCGCCTCAGGCTGCGACCATGCCAACGTGCTGCACAGGCCGCGCCTGCTCAGTGACAATGGCCCGAGCTACATCGCAGGCGAGCTGGCCGACTATCTCGATGGCAAGCAAATGGACCACGTTCGCGGCGCACCCTTCCATCCGCAGACCCAGGGCAAGATCGAACGCTGGCACCAGACCCTGAAGAACCGCATCCTGCTGGAGAACTACTTCCTGCCCGGCGATCTCGAACAGCAGATCGAGGCCTTCGTCGAGCATTACAATCACCAGCGCTACCACGAGAGCCTCGACAACGTGACGCCTGCCGATGCCTACTTCGGCAGGGCTGCCGCCATCATCAAGCGAAGAGAAAGGATCAAGCGAAAGACACTCGAACATCGGCGCTTGCAACACCACAAGCTCGCCGCCTAAACATCAATCCCAGACGAGGCCCACACTCCGCAAGCCTACGCCGCGAGTTGTGCCAAATGTTCTGACGACGGACATGGTGGGAAGGACGTCCCTCCCGGGGTCGCCCCGGTGTAGCGACCGAAATAAAATAGCGGTCCGCCCATGGCCTCGGCACCGCGGATCGCGGCTTGGCGCAAGCGCGACACCTGGTCTTCGACGAGCGCGTTGGTGGGATAGAGAACCATGGCCCTGACCGCGGGAGTGACCGAGTGATGTCCGTTGCTGCGCAAGTGCTCCCACTTGCTATCGCCATTTCCCAGTTGACGTTCCCACCACGGGTTTATCGTCGAGCTTCCGGCTCCAACGGCACGCTCCTCGATTAGCCGGGCCAAGAGGGGGAGGAGGAAGCTCTCGGTCTTACCCGAGCCTGTTCCCGAGGTGACCACCACGTTCTTCCGTCCCTTGCCATCCCCCGCGATCGCGTACTCGAGCGCTTCGGCTTGGTGCCGGCGGAGCTTGATGTTGTCTTGGCCGAAGACGATTGGCCCGAGGTGTTTTGCCGTGTGCGTGGAGAGACCTGTTTTCTCGCAGGCCTCGGCAACCGGGATTTCCGAAGGATAAACAGGGACAGCCTCGAGTAAGACCTCTTGCGCCATCACGCCTGGCTCGAGGAGCAACTCCCGGCGTTCCTCCATGATGGACTCGTCGCGCATCCAGAACGCGGAATCGTAGTAGCGCAGGTAGGACTCGTGGATGTAGTCCATGACTGAAACCGGGTTTCTCGAGGTTTTCACCCTGGGAGTTCTCCATTGTAGAGGTGATGCAAGACACCCGCGGCGACCCCGGGTGGAACGTCTTTGAAAATGCTAAGACCGTCATTGGTGGGCGGTAATTGGCCTCGGCAGGACACCAGCGCGCGGCCGAGCAGTCCTATGGGCTCGCAGCCAAGCCTGCTCGAGAATTGCCGTGTTTCCGGATCGTACGCGTGTAGTCTCGTACCTGATCCGCGCGCTGCCGCGACCTTCACGAGCTCGTGAGGCCCAGAAAACGCCTTGCCCGATGCAGTCACGTAGACATAGCTCGTGCCGGCCTCCGAGACTCGGTATGCACCCTGGCCTTGGACTTGGTCTGCGTTTCTCCACTTGTTGAAGTGGGGATCATACCGCTGGACAGGTATTCCCTTCCCAAGTGAAACCGGGCGGAACATTTCCACCAAGGACGCGCGATCGGCCAAGAAAGACAGGATGTCCGGGCCCGCGTTGGAAACCACGGCAATAGTACGCCCATGTGGGTCGCGAACTTCGCCTATCGCTTCAGCCAGCGCTTCCTCATCGAGACCGAACACACGGACAATAGACGGGTGATTGGCCAGGCTCTCGAGCTGCAATTCTCCCCCGGCCTTCACCACGTTTTCATGGAGCTGCTCGATGAGGGACTTAGAGCGGAACCCGGACAGTACGGCCGTACCGTTGCCAGTATGCGACAAGACCGGGGGACTCGCGCTCCAGTTCCGTGCGCGGTGTGTTGGTCCCGTCTCGACGTCCAAGTGTCCAAGCAAAGTGAAGTCCCTTAGGACTGGACCTGCACGCCAAGGGTCTACCCCTGAGGACGCTGCAAATGTCTCGAAGACCGCGGCCGAACCCGCCCCTAGGAAGCAGGCCCCGTCCAGCCACAAGTCATGGTTGATCTCGCGCTTGGCAATCGAACTACCGACATTGCTGCTCTGGGGAACGCTCCGCCGGGCTGAAGAGCGCCGAGCACCGGCCTTCGCTGCAGGCTTGCGACGGTGCAGGTAGGTGATGTCACAGTCCAAGCACTCGACGTCCACGGGAGCATACTGAGGGGTGCCGGGTGGGACTGGCGCAAACTTGAGCCGGTGAAGCCCCCTGACCGCACATGGAAGCTCCATGACTTCGTCCACCGAGAGACCCTTTATGGACTCGATCGCCTCGCTCGACCTGGCCACCACCGGCGCCCCGGGACCTGCTTCCTCGTTTTCATCCAGCCTCTGCGGCGGCGCAGGAAGGTCTCGGAAAGAATCCAAGATCCCGAGATCGTAGTCGCCGGTGCCCGGTTTGCGAATGAGCAGGCCTCTGACCGCTATCGTGCTGTCAGTTCTTCCTACGATTGCCTGCTGGACGCCCGTGTACTCGACGATCGAACGTGCTTGTCGATCGAGCGGGCGGGGACGGTCTGCAGACCTGAAGAGCAGGCTGGCCGACGCGACAGGAGTCTTTCCGGCCCTTCCCTCGAGGTAAACGTTACCGCTCTCAGGTATGCAGTCGGAGAGGTCGAGCTCGACCGCGCTGCTACCGCTTTCTTGGCTGCATAGCTCGGGTCCATCTGGAGAAGACCCCTCCCATGCGACGACCGATACCCCGGGCTTGGTGCTTTCCAGCTGGACCGTCGGTGGAAGCCAGCGATGGTAGATGCCGCGCCCGAGCTTGATGCCTCCCTCCAGGCGAAGGCTCGCGGCCTCTCCGACTGGCGAAAGAACGGATTCGAAGCCCTTTAACTCCGAGAGGGCGCGCTTGATCACTACCTTCTCGTACAGCACCCACCCCGGCGGCAGGCCCTTGAGCTGGGCAGGGGTTGCGAGCGTGTAACCTGGCGCCGCTGCTTCTTCCAGGGCTCCCTCGATAGCGCCGCGGATCTTGCTGTCGTCGCGCACGAGCACGAGATGCTCGACGCCAAGGGATACGCGGCTAACCTCCGACCAGTATCCCTGGTCAGACCGGCTCAAGGGGATCGCAGGCCGACCATGCCACTTGTACGCGGGCTCTCCATCCTGATCGAGTTCGAGGCCGTGCAGCAGGCACCGCGACAGCGGAATGCTAGACCTGGGTTCCAGTGTCGCGAATGCCGCGTACGTCGTGTTCGAAAGCTCCAGCTCGCCACTTCCGTCCATGCCCAAGGCGATTGACTCAAGCGACTGCTCCTTGCCGAAATAGAGCGCCGCCGAGCGCCCAAGGAAATCGTGTCGAAGGCCGAGCGCGAGAGATAAGCGAGAGATACCGCTGCCAGAGCTTCCAGAAGTAGCGGTGTCTTCTGCCTGCCAATCTTCGAGCTCGGCTATCGCCGCCTCGCAGATCCGCGAGCGCAGCTCCGTTTTTTTCCATGCTTCCTTGAGCTGCTTGGTGGGCTGGGTACTGCGGATCCAAGTCGATATGTACTGCTCGATCTCGGTCTCGCTAACGTCGTCCGTGTTCGTGAAACCGTACTTGTCGAACATGAGGTGGAACCGCTGGCGGTCTGCCTCTCGGACGATCGCCTGTGACATCGGGATGCCGACGTAGCGATTCGAGTTGATAGCACGTGCTGTCGGTCGGCCGAACGCGAAGTCGTTGTCGGCCAACCAGCTGTTAAATGACTTCCAGAATTGCTCGGTTGAACGGCCGTGCTGCGACAACCTTCCCGGTGCGACGTTCACGAGCGCCGAGAGACGGTCATAGTAGTTTCCGGCGGTGAACTGGCCGTCCGAGACCATCTGTTCCGCGGCATGCGAAAGCACGAACAGGAGGGCGGTGAAGGGAGGATATCCCTTTCGGCGCCTCAATGACCATGCAAACAACTCGTACTCGAAGTTAGAGTAAGGATCGCCTTGCTTCTTGAGGTGCTTGCTAACCTCTCGGCAGCAAACGTCCTCTACCTCGTGAGGCCCAACGTTCAATGACGTCGCTAGTTGTTCGCGCCCTTGGTTATCCAGGACCAAGTAAAGAGGGCGAGATTCGAATCGCCCCCCGAGAAATACCTCGCTAACTGCCCTGTTTATCTCTTCCAGCATCCAGACCCCTTAAGTGACTGGATATTGCGAAAGAGTGAAATGTCTAGCCTTGACAATGAGATAAGTCGTGGGAATGCGCTCAAAGTGAGCACTCCGCTAGGTGTGGGTGTCCGCCGTGGCGACTAGGAAGCGCGGGCCATGACAAGCATGCTGACAAGAACGGGTTATTAGGGCTTGGAAATATTCGACAGCTTCGCGTCCGTGGTAAAGAGCCTCACGGACGAAGAAATCGCCACTGCGAACTCGCTCGAGCGCCTAAACATGGCGAGATCTGAAGTGCGTGGTCGCGAATTGCGGGTCCAGTACGCACCGTTCGACCACGTTAATCGCGACGCGAAGATCGTGATCGTTGGAATGACGCCAGGCCTGTTCCAAGCGCGACAGGCATTGCTGGCAGCGCGCAATGCACTGCGCGGAGGCAAGAGCAACTTGGAAGCAGCGAGGGCAGCGAAGGTCCACGCGAGTTTCTCGGGCGAGCCGATGCGCGGCAATCTCGTGGCAATGCTCGACCTGGTGGGAGTCGCGAAATGGCTTGGGATCGAGAGCACCGCCCAGCTCTGGTCAGACAAGCAGCAATTGGTGCATTTCACCTCGGCGCTGCGGTATCCTGTCTTCCTCGATGGCGCGAACTGGTCGGGGACGCCGGACATGGTGCGGACCCCACTTTTGCGGAACCAATTAGAGCGCCACGCGGGCCAAGAATTGGCGGATCTCCGTGACGCGTTGATCGTCCCGCTCGGTCCAAAGGTGTCCGCGGCCATGATCCACGTGGCGCAGGAAACCGGCCTTTCCCGGGATCAAATCCTTGATGGCCTGCCTCATCCAAGTGGAGCGAACGCGGAGAGGATTTCCTTCTTTCTGGGAAGGAAGAGCGACGAGGACTGTTCCGTTAAAACCAATACGAATGCCATTTCGGCAGCTCGGGCTAACTTGGTAGAGAAGCTGGATGCCATATTGGCCCGATAGGCGACCGCTAGTGGGCCGGTTGCAGACAGTCCGGTTTTGAGTTCCTCACGCCCCGAAGCTGCACTTCACCTAATGACCCGTCCGTACAACCAACGCGGAAGCGGCCAGATCGATGACGCGGCGGCCGTCGAACCAGCCGACCGGAGCGCGAGATCACTTTTGCCGAGTGGTATGGTGTTTCTCTGGACCGTAGCAGCAATCGACCTCTTTCATGACTTCCTCGGTCGGTCCGGTTTCCCCCGATATGATCGAAATATCGCCGGTGCTTTCCAGGACCATCGAGCGAACATGGGACAGGTCGCGAATACCCTGCAGACGGATTTCATAAAGAACGTCGCTTTCGCTCACGCGCGTCTTGGCAAGCGCGCCTTCCAATATCTTACCATTATGCATCAGCATAATCGGATCGTTCTCGATCATAAGCTGAAACGTCCTCGATCTGCGGCGTACCCGCGCCAACATCAACTGCGCTATCAGCAAAGCGAGGATTGCGCTCAATGCCTGAACCAGCGCCGTCCATTCGGTAACGGTTGCTGCTGAAGCGAGCAGCGAACCGGTCGCGAGCGTGATGACGAAATCGAAGGCAGTCATCTTCGAGAATGTACGCAGACCAATCACACGCACGACAAGAACGACCCAGACCAGCGTAATGAGGCCAAGCGCGGCTCCGCGAATAATTGCGTCAGGATAGTCACTCAGTCCGAACATGCTTGATTTCCTCGAGTTTGTTGGGGGGGGCGAGCCGTCTCAGCGCGCACGTAGCAGGTCGAGGTGCAGCAGTAACCGCTCGCTTGGCTGGGTGATAAATTCAAAACCATCGCGGCCATCGGAATTAGCTCGCACTAATCTTTCGGACGCTCCGGAGTAGCCTCTTCCCGAACGAAAGGCTTGTGCAAACGGTCGATGCGATACTGGGACCAAACTCCGCTTGCCGCACTTAGCCAAGGCAATGCATTGGTGAAGATAACGCTGGCACTGTGTCCATCCACCGGCAGGTCATTAGGGCCGGTCCAGTTGACCAGCAAGCATACGCCATCGTGGGCGAGGCTTTGCCAGGCGAGGTCCGCGACCTGCGCAATCTCCTTGCTCGAGAGAAAGTAGAGGATCTCGGAAAATACGATGAGGTCGAAGGTCCCTTCCGGCCATTCCCGGGGAACTTCGGCTCGGATGAGCGAGACGTGGTCGCAATCGGCCAAGCGCGTTTCCGCCAGCCGCAACGCGGCAGACGAGACGTCGATGCCCAGAACCTCCTCGCACACGCTCGCCAGATCCCCCGTCAGCACCCCATTGGCGCACCCGACCTCCAGCGCACGCTCGAAACGGTCGGGAAAAAGCATCGCCACCGTCGCACGCCGTTTGCTCGCCTCGTACGCCTTGCTCTCGAAGCCCCATGGGTCGGGGTCGCTCGCGAAGAGCGCGTCGAACGTCTGCCGTCGGTACGACGGGTCATCTTTCATGGAAGAATATTTCGGGATGGCTCGCGAAGTGCTCGAACAATGCAGGCGGCATTGTGAACCCTGCCGGATCGTCGTCGATCAGGGTGGTCATTTGGGAGTCATAGGCATCCATTGCGTCGCGCTTTGCGCGGTGAAACCGGCTGTCGAAGAACAGGCACAACCGGTCTGGCACGGGACGCTCGCCGAAGCGCCCCCAGACCGAGAAGCTCCAGAGCGCGGCGTCCGACAGGTCGGAGAGCATTCGCGCCACGATGGCGGCAGTTCGGTGGTCGCAATGCGGATCCTCAACCCATGTCGACCAGATCGAGTCCGCATTAGCGACGCAGCGATGTTCCCGAAGGCGATCGACGACCTGCGGGGCGCTTTCGTCCGTCGTCTTTCCATCGGGCAGATGCGCACGGACCACCGCAATCGATTTGTCTGGAGCGAGCGCCGTCAGCGCGTTGTCGAACTCGACCGCGCGCGCCGCGACCCGCCGCGCGGTGCCGAATTTGCGCGAATTGGGGTGCGAGCCTTCTCCGTCGGTCAGCAACAGGATGGTGACCTCGCGCCCTTCGGCCAGAGCTGCCGCCAGCGCCATGCCACAGCCCAATGTCTCGTCGTCTGGATGCGGGGCGATGATCAGCAATCGGCCCGGGGGAGCCAGCGTTTCGAGCGACACGTAACGAGATGACTGGGCAGCGCTGAGAACCGAGCCTTCGGGCAGAGCGGGAACGCTCATAGCTGTTCGGCGCGCGCGACTGCCGCTGCCAAGGCTTCGGCCGCCTTGCCGCGTTTCGCGTCGGGCGTGGCTTGGCACAGGAACAGGCGCAAGTCCCTCATCATGCGGTGGACAAATGAGCCTTCGACATGCGCCGCCATGCCGAGAGAGCGCTCGACATTCTCCATGACCAGCCGACACGCATCCTCGGTCGCCTCACGTGCGAGCAGGGATAGCGTGGCCTTGCAGCCTTCAGCCCCGGCCGCTTCAACTTCCTCGGCAGCACGCAGCAGCCAGAGACGAGCCGATTCTATCGCGATCGCGCTGGCAACGATACGGCGCTGCTGGCTCGGATCATCGGCGCGCCTACGGTCGGTCAATTGTCCCAGCATCGCATGATACAGCGCTTCGGCAGCGCCGAGATGGGCCGCACAGTAGCGCCAGATACCACCCTCGAAATGAGGTTCGCGCAGGTAATCCCCCGGGGCGCCAACCAGCGCATCGTCGCGGACCTCGACCCCGGAAAACTCGTATTGGCCAGATTGGGTGGCACGCATGCCACCCATCGACCAAGCCGAATGATCGCACCGCTCCGGCTCGTCCGCCGGGACGAGCAGCAACTGCTGGCCTTCCGCCGTCGCGACCGTGACTATTGCCTGGCCGACCAGTCCGAGGCCGGAGGCGAAGCGCTTCGTTCCGGTTAGCGCCAACGCGCCCTCGCGACGATCGAAGCCGAGCGGGTCGGCGAGATCGTCGGCACCCCAAACGCCGAGAAGCGCGCCTCCTTCGATCGCGCTCGCCGCATTGCTCGCCGTGCCCTCGCTGCCGTACAACGCGATCAGCTTGACCGCGTTCATGTGACCTTCGAACAATCTCGCCAACGACAGATTGGCCCGGCCAAGGGCGCGCAAGGCATCGAATGCGTCGCGCTTTCCGGCAGGTTCGCAGCCCCAGCCTTCGCCGCCCCACTGTCTGGGCAAGCAGGCGCGAAGCCAACCGCGTTCGGCCAACAGCGAAACCTCTTCGGCAAGCGAACCGCCGGAGCAATCCGAAGCTGGAGCCAGTTGGTGAACCGCCGTTTCGAGCTCTCTTATCGAAGCTGCGTCAGGCATCGCCCAGACCGTAACTAGCCACAAGCTTGCGCGCGATCTGCAGTTCGCGCTGCACGGCGCTGAACGTCATTGGGGCGCAGGTATTCGGGAGCCCATGAAACCCCTGGCTTATGCCGCCGGTTATCTTCATCCATGAGGTCGCTTCGTTGTGCAGGAGCCGAACCGGCTTTAAGCGGGAATCGCATTCGGGATCGGCGGAAAGCGCCCTCTCCGCTAGGGCATCGCCACATCCCCCCAATGCGCGCCCGGTCAGGCGGGCGGACGTGCGGGTTCCGAAATTCTCCATCGCCTTGACCGCGAACCCCGCGCCGA
This is a stretch of genomic DNA from Erythrobacteraceae bacterium WH01K. It encodes these proteins:
- a CDS encoding IS3 family transposase (programmed frameshift), encoding MKPKSSSSKKPAEQVVKDIRRKTRRHFSAEDKIRIVLDGLRGDDSIAELCRREGIAQSLYYTWSKEFMEAGKRRLAGDTARAATTDEVKDLRREARDLKECVADLTLENRLLKKHDRGWGRRRMRYPASEKLEIIRIVEQSHLPAKRTLDQLGVARRTFYRWYDRYLEGGPEALADRPSRPSRVWNRIGEDVQQQIVEMALEQTELSPRELAVRFTDERRYFVSEATVYRLLKAHDLITSPAYTVIKAADAFHTQTSRPNEMWQTDFTYFKIIGWGWVYLSTVLDDYSRYIIAWKLCTTMRAEDVIDTLDMALTASGCDHANVLHRPRLLSDNGPSYIAGELADYLDGKQMDHVRGAPFHPQTQGKIERWHQTLKNRILLENYFLPGDLEQQIEAFVEHYNHQRYHESLDNVTPADAYFGRAAAIIKRRERIKRKTLEHRRLQHHKLAA
- a CDS encoding DEAD/DEAH box helicase, which gives rise to MDYIHESYLRYYDSAFWMRDESIMEERRELLLEPGVMAQEVLLEAVPVYPSEIPVAEACEKTGLSTHTAKHLGPIVFGQDNIKLRRHQAEALEYAIAGDGKGRKNVVVTSGTGSGKTESFLLPLLARLIEERAVGAGSSTINPWWERQLGNGDSKWEHLRSNGHHSVTPAVRAMVLYPTNALVEDQVSRLRQAAIRGAEAMGGPLFYFGRYTGATPGGTSFPPCPSSEHLAQLAA
- a CDS encoding DUF421 domain-containing protein, with product MFGLSDYPDAIIRGAALGLITLVWVVLVVRVIGLRTFSKMTAFDFVITLATGSLLASAATVTEWTALVQALSAILALLIAQLMLARVRRRSRTFQLMIENDPIMLMHNGKILEGALAKTRVSESDVLYEIRLQGIRDLSHVRSMVLESTGDISIISGETGPTEEVMKEVDCCYGPEKHHTTRQK
- a CDS encoding SAM-dependent methyltransferase, which encodes MKDDPSYRRQTFDALFASDPDPWGFESKAYEASKRRATVAMLFPDRFERALEVGCANGVLTGDLASVCEEVLGIDVSSAALRLAETRLADCDHVSLIRAEVPREWPEGTFDLIVFSEILYFLSSKEIAQVADLAWQSLAHDGVCLLVNWTGPNDLPVDGHSASVIFTNALPWLSAASGVWSQYRIDRLHKPFVREEATPERPKD
- a CDS encoding PIG-L family deacetylase, translated to MSVPALPEGSVLSAAQSSRYVSLETLAPPGRLLIIAPHPDDETLGCGMALAAALAEGREVTILLLTDGEGSHPNSRKFGTARRVAARAVEFDNALTALAPDKSIAVVRAHLPDGKTTDESAPQVVDRLREHRCVANADSIWSTWVEDPHCDHRTAAIVARMLSDLSDAALWSFSVWGRFGERPVPDRLCLFFDSRFHRAKRDAMDAYDSQMTTLIDDDPAGFTMPPALFEHFASHPEIFFHER
- a CDS encoding acyl-CoA/acyl-ACP dehydrogenase, with the translated sequence MPDAASIRELETAVHQLAPASDCSGGSLAEEVSLLAERGWLRACLPRQWGGEGWGCEPAGKRDAFDALRALGRANLSLARLFEGHMNAVKLIALYGSEGTASNAASAIEGGALLGVWGADDLADPLGFDRREGALALTGTKRFASGLGLVGQAIVTVATAEGQQLLLVPADEPERCDHSAWSMGGMRATQSGQYEFSGVEVRDDALVGAPGDYLREPHFEGGIWRYCAAHLGAAEALYHAMLGQLTDRRRADDPSQQRRIVASAIAIESARLWLLRAAEEVEAAGAEGCKATLSLLAREATEDACRLVMENVERSLGMAAHVEGSFVHRMMRDLRLFLCQATPDAKRGKAAEALAAAVARAEQL